One region of Streptomyces leeuwenhoekii genomic DNA includes:
- a CDS encoding DUF6049 family protein produces the protein MAEAADFQGTSPSPARRRSRRTAALLAGAPLLASLVQLPAAGSAHAGAPASPQAAPGGGTVAVAVDSLSPAAPTDGDTVTVSGTVTNTGKRTVTDAQVDLRVGSRLGTRSRIDTVAKNSDDLGGSLGAQVGDKYAEKFPKLTPGVAEHFNISVPVDELDLGEDGVYEFAVSLSGQTSAQPWQRVLGVQRTFLPWQPDEAGTRTKTTYLWPLVSTAHMTAETDSNEQQTRVFRNEDLAKEISPGGRLNQMVALGTGLDVTWVVDPDLLASVDAMARGYQVRGADGTTVAGTHQAVAKQWLADLQKAVADKEVVALPFADPDLASLAHNGTDVTGSLSRLKDATDVVTNTVETILHVKPVTDFAWPVEGAVDPSIVKVATSAGADKVIARSDSLEETSGLSYTPSAARPIGGGTTAVVADARLSTAFRGDLTDASASTLAVQRFLAQSLALGLQTGKQRSVVVAPQRMPTGSQARAMAEALTALQDGTWSESQELTAAAAAEPDPKATTKVPPASAYPSSLRRQELPRSAFEQIARTQGKLDKFRVVLSDESRVVTPFGRSMDREMSASWRGRSAQAASFRTGVERYLDSLAGQVRLIDKSETKLSGRSATIPVTVQNNLVQGVDRLVLRLTSTNPTRLKIDGSDYQEQPVAVSGGHSQSVKFTTSANANGQATVVAQLYTEDGQKYGEAVTFDVKVTEITATVMLVIGGGALLLVLAGFRMYTQRKRAAARGGEEDGTGAAEDAADGPENPDEPEDRLREHGAGSRAEDPEQPSDPAPDTPVESTDPSGTGERVDR, from the coding sequence GTGGCCGAGGCGGCAGACTTCCAGGGGACCAGTCCCTCACCTGCCCGCCGCCGATCGCGGCGTACCGCCGCCCTGCTCGCGGGGGCGCCCCTGCTGGCCTCGCTCGTCCAGCTCCCCGCCGCGGGTTCCGCGCACGCCGGGGCGCCGGCGTCCCCGCAGGCCGCCCCCGGCGGAGGCACCGTCGCCGTCGCCGTCGACTCGCTCAGCCCCGCGGCCCCCACGGACGGGGACACGGTCACCGTGTCGGGCACGGTGACGAACACCGGCAAGCGGACGGTCACCGACGCCCAGGTGGATCTGCGGGTGGGATCCCGGCTCGGCACCCGCTCGAGGATCGACACGGTCGCCAAGAACAGCGACGACCTGGGCGGCTCGCTCGGCGCGCAGGTCGGTGACAAGTACGCCGAGAAGTTCCCCAAGCTCACTCCCGGCGTCGCCGAGCACTTCAACATCTCCGTCCCGGTCGACGAGCTCGACCTTGGCGAGGACGGGGTGTACGAGTTCGCCGTCTCGCTCTCGGGCCAGACGTCCGCGCAGCCGTGGCAGCGGGTTCTCGGCGTCCAGCGGACCTTCCTGCCCTGGCAGCCCGACGAGGCCGGCACGAGGACGAAGACGACGTATCTGTGGCCGCTCGTCTCCACCGCCCATATGACGGCCGAGACGGATTCCAACGAGCAGCAGACGCGGGTCTTCCGCAACGAGGACCTGGCCAAGGAGATCTCGCCCGGCGGACGCCTGAACCAGATGGTGGCGCTCGGCACCGGCCTCGACGTCACCTGGGTGGTCGATCCGGACCTGCTGGCCTCCGTGGATGCCATGGCCCGCGGCTATCAGGTGCGCGGCGCGGACGGCACCACCGTCGCCGGCACCCACCAGGCGGTGGCCAAGCAGTGGCTCGCCGATCTGCAGAAGGCGGTGGCGGACAAGGAGGTCGTCGCCCTGCCGTTCGCCGACCCCGACCTGGCGTCCCTCGCCCACAACGGCACCGATGTCACCGGTTCGCTGAGCCGGCTGAAGGACGCCACGGATGTCGTCACCAACACGGTCGAGACGATTCTCCACGTGAAACCGGTCACCGACTTCGCCTGGCCGGTGGAGGGCGCGGTCGACCCGTCGATCGTCAAGGTCGCCACCTCCGCGGGCGCCGACAAGGTGATCGCGCGCAGCGACAGCCTGGAGGAGACCAGCGGCTTGTCGTACACGCCCTCCGCGGCCCGCCCCATCGGTGGCGGGACGACGGCGGTCGTCGCCGATGCCCGGCTGTCCACGGCGTTCCGCGGCGACCTGACGGACGCCTCGGCGTCCACGCTCGCCGTGCAGCGCTTCCTCGCCCAGAGCCTGGCGCTCGGCCTTCAGACCGGCAAGCAGCGCAGCGTCGTCGTGGCCCCGCAGCGCATGCCGACCGGGAGCCAGGCCAGGGCGATGGCCGAGGCACTGACGGCGCTGCAGGACGGCACCTGGTCGGAGTCCCAGGAACTGACGGCCGCCGCGGCGGCCGAGCCGGACCCGAAGGCCACCACCAAGGTGCCGCCTGCCTCCGCCTATCCGTCCTCGCTGCGCAGGCAGGAGCTGCCCCGGTCGGCGTTCGAGCAGATCGCGCGCACGCAGGGCAAGCTCGACAAGTTCCGGGTGGTCCTGTCGGACGAGTCCCGGGTGGTCACCCCCTTCGGCCGGTCGATGGACCGGGAGATGTCCGCGTCCTGGCGCGGCAGGAGCGCGCAGGCGGCCTCGTTCCGCACCGGTGTGGAGCGGTACCTGGACAGCCTGGCCGGCCAGGTCAGACTGATCGACAAGTCGGAGACCAAGCTCTCCGGCCGCAGCGCCACGATCCCCGTGACCGTCCAGAACAACCTGGTCCAAGGCGTGGACCGGCTGGTGCTGCGGCTCACCTCGACCAACCCCACCCGACTCAAGATCGACGGCTCCGACTACCAGGAGCAGCCCGTCGCGGTCTCGGGCGGCCACAGCCAGTCGGTGAAGTTCACCACGTCGGCCAACGCCAACGGCCAGGCGACGGTGGTCGCCCAGCTCTACACCGAGGACGGCCAGAAGTACGGGGAGGCCGTCACCTTCGACGTGAAGGTCACCGAGATCACGGCCACCGTGATGCTGGTCATCGGCGGCGGCGCCCTGCTGCTGGTCCTCGCCGGATTCCGGATGTACACCCAGCGCAAGCGGGCCGCCGCCCGCGGGGGCGAGGAGGACGGCACCGGTGCCGCGGAGGATGC
- a CDS encoding CCA tRNA nucleotidyltransferase: MPNANEDNPRALSQAQHRAVSELLRVAPVADDLARRFQEAGFTLALVGGSVRDALLGRLGNDLDFTTDARPQDVLKIVRPWADAVWEVGIAFGTVGAQKAGYQIEVTTYRSEAYDRTSRKPEVSYGDSIEEDLVRRDFTVNAMAVALPEKEFIDPHGGLQDLAARVLRTPGTPEESFSDDPLRMMRAARFAAQLDFEVAPEVVAAMKDMAGRLEIVSAERVRDELNKLILSAHPRKGLTLLVDTGLAEHVLPELPALRLESDEHHRHKDVYEHTLIVLEQAMALEDDGPDLTLRLAALLHDIGKPRTRRFEKDGRVSFHHHEVVGAKMTKKRMMALKYSNELVKDVSRLVELHLRFHGYGTGEWTDSAVRRYVRDAGPLLDRLHKLTRSDCTTRNKRKAAALSRAYDGLEERIATLQEQEELDAIRPDLDGNQIMEILGVRPGPAVGRAYKHMLELRLEHGPMGHDAAVAALKEWWAAQDD; this comes from the coding sequence GTGCCGAACGCCAACGAAGACAACCCCCGTGCCCTGAGTCAGGCGCAGCACCGCGCGGTGAGTGAACTGCTGCGGGTCGCGCCGGTCGCCGACGATCTCGCCCGCCGTTTCCAGGAGGCCGGGTTCACTCTCGCCCTGGTCGGCGGGTCGGTCCGGGACGCGCTGCTCGGCCGGCTCGGCAACGATCTGGACTTCACCACCGACGCCCGGCCGCAGGACGTCCTGAAGATCGTGCGGCCGTGGGCGGACGCCGTCTGGGAGGTCGGGATCGCTTTCGGCACGGTCGGGGCGCAGAAGGCCGGCTACCAGATCGAGGTGACCACCTACCGGTCGGAGGCGTACGACCGGACCTCCCGCAAGCCCGAGGTGTCGTACGGCGACTCCATCGAGGAGGACCTCGTCCGGCGCGACTTCACCGTGAACGCGATGGCCGTCGCGCTGCCGGAGAAGGAGTTCATCGACCCCCACGGCGGGCTCCAGGATCTCGCGGCCCGTGTGCTGCGGACGCCGGGCACCCCGGAGGAATCCTTCTCGGACGACCCGCTGCGGATGATGCGGGCCGCGCGCTTCGCGGCGCAGTTGGACTTCGAGGTGGCTCCCGAGGTCGTGGCGGCGATGAAGGACATGGCCGGGCGCCTGGAGATCGTCTCGGCCGAGCGGGTACGGGACGAGCTCAACAAGCTGATCCTCTCCGCCCACCCGCGCAAGGGCCTGACGTTGCTGGTCGACACCGGGCTCGCCGAGCACGTCCTGCCCGAGCTGCCGGCCCTGCGGCTGGAGAGCGACGAGCACCACCGGCACAAGGACGTCTACGAGCACACGCTGATCGTTCTGGAGCAGGCGATGGCGCTGGAGGACGACGGGCCCGACCTGACCCTCCGCCTGGCCGCTCTGCTGCATGACATCGGCAAGCCGCGCACCCGTCGCTTCGAGAAGGACGGACGGGTCTCGTTCCACCACCATGAGGTGGTCGGGGCCAAGATGACCAAGAAGCGCATGATGGCGCTGAAGTACTCCAATGAACTGGTCAAGGACGTCTCGCGCCTGGTCGAGCTCCACTTGCGCTTCCACGGGTACGGCACGGGCGAGTGGACGGACTCGGCGGTGCGCCGCTATGTGCGGGACGCGGGTCCGCTGCTCGACCGCCTGCACAAGCTGACCCGCTCCGACTGCACCACCCGCAACAAGCGCAAGGCCGCGGCGCTCTCCCGTGCGTACGACGGCCTGGAGGAGCGCATCGCGACGCTCCAGGAACAGGAGGAGCTGGACGCGATCCGTCCCGATCTGGACGGCAACCAGATCATGGAGATCCTCGGCGTCCGTCCCGGTCCCGCTGTCGGCCGTGCGTACAAGCACATGCTGGAGCTCCGCCTGGAACACGGTCCGATGGGGCATGACGCGGCGGTGGCGGCGCTCAAGGAGTGGTGGGCCGCGCAGGACGACTGA
- a CDS encoding MFS transporter, with translation MAVVRDLRVLLRFRNFRHLLAVRLLSQGADGVYQIGLATYVVFSPEKQTSPGAIASAMAVLLLPYSLVGPFAGVLLDRWRRRQVFLYGNLLRASTATATAALMIASVPDWLFYVSALCVTAVNRFILAGLSAALPRVVDADRLVIANSLSPTAGTLAATAGGGLAFVVRLIVADSDAAVVLLGAVLYLCGALASLRMAVGLLGPDRGAVPPRLGTALAGTTRDLAAGVRHLAAPPRREAAWALAAMTLMRFCYGALLVMLLMLCRYALTSGTDEGLALLGLALGVSGAGFFAAAVITPWAAGRLGPGRWMVVCAAVAAVLEPALGLPFATAPLLVAAFVLGLTTQGSKIATDTIVQSSVEDSYRGRIFSVYDVLFNIAFVGAAGVAALMLPPDGRSVPLVLTVAVVYAAVAGAMARFERR, from the coding sequence ATGGCTGTCGTACGCGATCTGCGGGTCCTCCTCCGGTTCCGGAATTTCCGGCACCTGCTCGCCGTACGCCTGCTGTCCCAGGGCGCCGACGGCGTCTACCAGATCGGGCTCGCCACCTACGTCGTCTTCTCACCGGAGAAGCAGACCTCTCCGGGCGCGATCGCCTCCGCGATGGCCGTGCTGCTGCTCCCGTACTCCCTGGTGGGCCCGTTCGCCGGAGTCCTGCTCGACCGCTGGCGCCGCCGCCAGGTCTTCCTCTACGGCAATCTGCTGCGCGCATCGACGGCGACGGCGACCGCGGCGCTCATGATCGCCTCGGTCCCGGACTGGCTCTTCTACGTCTCCGCCCTGTGCGTCACCGCCGTCAACCGCTTCATCCTCGCCGGGCTGTCGGCCGCGCTGCCCCGCGTGGTCGACGCCGACCGGCTGGTGATCGCCAACTCCCTCTCCCCGACGGCCGGGACGCTGGCCGCGACCGCGGGAGGCGGCCTCGCCTTCGTCGTGCGCCTGATCGTCGCGGATTCCGACGCCGCCGTGGTGCTGCTGGGCGCCGTGCTCTATCTCTGCGGTGCCCTCGCCTCGCTGCGCATGGCCGTGGGGCTCCTCGGTCCCGATCGCGGGGCGGTGCCGCCCCGGCTGGGTACCGCGCTCGCCGGCACCACGCGCGACCTCGCGGCCGGGGTGCGCCATCTCGCCGCGCCGCCCCGACGCGAGGCCGCCTGGGCGCTCGCCGCGATGACGCTGATGCGCTTCTGTTACGGCGCCCTGCTGGTGATGCTGCTCATGCTGTGCCGGTACGCGCTGACCTCCGGTACCGACGAGGGGCTCGCCCTGCTGGGGCTCGCACTGGGGGTGTCGGGCGCCGGCTTCTTCGCGGCGGCCGTGATCACGCCCTGGGCGGCCGGACGACTCGGCCCCGGCCGCTGGATGGTCGTGTGCGCGGCGGTCGCCGCGGTGCTGGAACCGGCCCTCGGACTTCCGTTCGCGACGGCTCCGCTGCTGGTCGCGGCCTTCGTCCTGGGACTGACGACCCAGGGTTCGAAGATCGCGACCGACACGATCGTGCAGTCCTCGGTCGAGGACTCCTACCGTGGCCGGATCTTCTCCGTCTACGACGTGCTGTTCAACATCGCTTTCGTCGGCGCCGCCGGTGTGGCCGCGCTGATGCTGCCGCCGGACGGACGCTCAGTGCCGCTGGTGCTCACGGTGGCCGTCGTCTACGCAGCGGTTGCTGGCGCCATGGCCCGTTTCGAACGGCGGTAA
- a CDS encoding inositol-3-phosphate synthase produces MGSVRVAIVGVGNCAASLVQGVEYYKDADPAAKVPGLMHVQFGDYHVRDIEFVAAFDVDAKKVGLDLADAIGASENNTIKICDVPRTGVTVQRGHTLDGLGKYYRETIEESADEPVDVVQVLKDQQVDVLVCYLPVGSEDAAKFYAQCAIDAKVAFVNALPVFIAGTKEWADKFTEAGVPIVGDDIKSQVGATITHRVMAKLFEDRGVILDRTMQLNVGGNMDFKNMLERDRLESKKISKTQAVTSQIPDRDMGEKNVHIGPSDYVAWLDDRKWAYVRLEGRAFGDVPLNLEYKLEVWDSPNSAGVIIDALRAAKIAKDRGIGGPVLSASSYFMKSPPVQYFDDEARANVEKFIRGEVER; encoded by the coding sequence ATGGGTTCGGTTCGCGTAGCCATCGTCGGCGTGGGCAACTGCGCCGCATCGCTGGTGCAGGGCGTCGAGTACTACAAGGACGCCGACCCGGCGGCCAAGGTCCCGGGCCTGATGCACGTCCAGTTCGGCGACTACCACGTGCGCGACATCGAGTTCGTCGCCGCCTTCGACGTGGACGCCAAGAAGGTCGGCCTCGACCTCGCGGACGCCATCGGCGCCTCCGAGAACAACACCATCAAGATCTGCGACGTCCCCCGCACCGGCGTGACGGTTCAGCGCGGCCACACCCTCGACGGCCTGGGCAAGTACTACCGCGAGACGATCGAGGAGTCCGCCGACGAGCCGGTCGACGTCGTCCAGGTCCTCAAGGACCAGCAGGTCGACGTCCTCGTCTGCTACCTGCCGGTGGGTTCCGAGGACGCGGCGAAGTTCTACGCCCAGTGCGCCATCGACGCCAAGGTGGCCTTCGTCAACGCCCTCCCGGTCTTCATCGCCGGTACCAAGGAGTGGGCGGACAAGTTCACCGAGGCGGGCGTCCCCATCGTCGGTGACGACATCAAGTCGCAGGTCGGTGCCACCATCACGCACCGCGTCATGGCGAAGCTGTTCGAGGACCGGGGCGTCATCCTGGACCGCACGATGCAGCTCAACGTCGGCGGCAACATGGACTTCAAGAACATGCTCGAGCGCGACCGCCTCGAGTCGAAGAAGATCTCCAAGACGCAGGCCGTCACCTCCCAGATCCCCGACCGGGACATGGGCGAGAAGAACGTCCACATCGGCCCGTCCGACTACGTCGCCTGGCTCGACGACCGCAAGTGGGCCTACGTCCGTCTCGAGGGCCGCGCCTTCGGTGACGTCCCGCTGAACCTGGAGTACAAGCTCGAGGTCTGGGACTCCCCGAACTCCGCCGGCGTCATCATCGACGCCCTGCGCGCCGCGAAGATCGCCAAGGACCGCGGCATCGGCGGCCCGGTGCTCTCCGCGTCCAGCTACTTCATGAAGTCCCCGCCGGTCCAGTACTTCGACGACGAGGCCCGCGCGAACGTCGAGAAGTTCATCCGCGGCGAGGTCGAACGCTAA
- a CDS encoding PadR family transcriptional regulator: MSRRSGILEFAVLGLLRESPMHGYELRKRLNTSLGVFRAFSYGTLYPCLKTLVANGWLIEEPGNTAEAAAPLTGRRAKIVYRLTAEGKEHFEQLLAQTGPDAYEDETFAARFAFFGQTSRDVRMRVLEGRRSRLEERLEKMRASLARTRERLDDYTLELQRHGMESVEREVRWLNELIESERAGRDLRGSESGGSARQDTTSGATGGLPRPGDEPRPDTPDDTAT, encoded by the coding sequence ATGAGCCGGCGTTCCGGGATCCTCGAGTTCGCCGTTCTCGGCCTGCTCCGCGAATCTCCGATGCACGGCTATGAGCTGCGCAAACGACTCAATACGTCACTGGGTGTGTTCCGGGCGTTCAGCTACGGGACGCTGTACCCCTGCCTCAAGACGCTGGTCGCGAACGGCTGGTTGATCGAGGAGCCGGGGAACACCGCCGAGGCCGCGGCACCGCTCACCGGCCGCCGCGCCAAGATCGTCTACCGGCTGACGGCGGAGGGCAAGGAGCACTTCGAGCAGCTGCTCGCGCAGACGGGCCCCGACGCGTACGAGGACGAGACCTTCGCCGCCCGGTTCGCGTTCTTCGGCCAGACGTCGCGCGACGTGCGCATGCGGGTGCTCGAAGGCCGGCGCAGCCGGCTGGAGGAGCGCCTGGAGAAGATGCGCGCCTCCCTGGCCCGCACCCGGGAGCGCCTCGACGACTACACGCTTGAGCTCCAGCGCCATGGCATGGAGTCCGTGGAGCGCGAAGTGCGCTGGCTGAACGAGCTCATCGAGAGCGAGCGGGCCGGGCGGGACCTGAGAGGTTCCGAATCCGGTGGCTCCGCTCGACAGGACACCACATCTGGAGCGACGGGCGGCCTGCCCCGGCCCGGGGACGAGCCCCGGCCGGATACGCCCGACGACACCGCCACGTGA
- a CDS encoding transglycosylase domain-containing protein, whose amino-acid sequence MIDYPRYDRDGWQRWVPSWKLVSGLCVAFFGALVAAAGIGYAWVDVPDVAKTAEAQNNVYYWADGTQMVATGGERNRQIIGLEQIPKEMQNAVISQENKTFYSDSGIDPKGIARAVFNMARGGETQGGSTITQQYVKNAMLEDQSQTISRKVTEIFVSIKVGATVPKNEILEGYLNSAYYGRGAYGIQAAARAYFNKNAKDLDAGECAFLSAMLKGATYYDPAGATSIDPAATPEANRKRALRQMQDTLDKMVEYNHLDQAERAKFASLPKVQNPRSNTQLSGQIGYLVDLAKSSLIKNDVVTQDQLEQGGYSIYTTFDRKKVEELESAVKKVYKENIDPKKRPDTDTHVQFGGASVDPKTGAIRAIYGGEDATKHFTNNADVTGAQVGSTFKPYVLAAAMKWGVRDPDLGPVQSEAERTVVSPKSLYSGKNKLKIKEYDGSIWHNEKGEEWLQTNDGDESLGEPPNYQIDLREAMQFSSNSAFVQLGMDVGLDKVQEAAIDAGLLKESLAGTTYPSFSIGTSDPSAIRMAGSYATFAASGKQRDPYSVTKVTSKDGTIYTHQDRTEQAFTAKVADNVTDVLKTVVEAGTGTNAQLPGREVAGKTGTTDGNKSAWFVGYTPQLSTAISMFRYPDDETIKNRTFLEMYGTGNQKSIHGASFPSLIWKDYMEDALKGEPVEKFPTPEPIGEIVNDVPVPSPTPTVTEKPTASPSPSPSPSQSSTSPSPSPTETCGVFEWQCEEEETGGTGPGGPETGGPEPGQSPTASPTESEEERPGNGNNDNLFGGPNG is encoded by the coding sequence ATGATCGACTACCCGCGGTACGACCGCGACGGATGGCAGCGCTGGGTGCCGTCCTGGAAACTCGTCTCCGGACTGTGCGTCGCGTTCTTCGGAGCGCTGGTGGCCGCCGCGGGGATCGGGTACGCGTGGGTCGACGTGCCCGACGTCGCGAAGACGGCCGAGGCGCAGAACAACGTGTACTACTGGGCCGACGGCACGCAGATGGTTGCCACCGGTGGTGAGCGCAACCGCCAGATCATCGGCCTGGAGCAGATCCCCAAGGAAATGCAGAACGCCGTCATCTCGCAGGAGAACAAGACGTTCTACAGCGACAGCGGCATCGACCCGAAGGGCATCGCCCGCGCCGTGTTCAACATGGCCCGGGGCGGGGAGACGCAGGGTGGCTCGACCATCACCCAGCAGTACGTGAAGAACGCGATGCTGGAGGACCAGTCGCAGACGATCTCCCGCAAGGTCACGGAGATCTTCGTCTCGATCAAGGTGGGTGCCACCGTCCCCAAGAACGAGATCCTCGAGGGCTACCTGAACTCCGCCTACTACGGCCGCGGGGCCTACGGCATCCAGGCGGCCGCGCGCGCCTACTTCAACAAGAACGCCAAGGACCTGGACGCCGGCGAGTGCGCCTTCCTGTCGGCGATGCTCAAGGGCGCCACGTACTACGACCCGGCCGGCGCGACCTCCATCGACCCCGCTGCCACACCGGAGGCCAACAGGAAGCGGGCCCTGCGGCAGATGCAGGACACCCTCGACAAGATGGTCGAGTACAACCACCTCGACCAGGCCGAGCGTGCCAAGTTCGCCTCGCTGCCCAAGGTGCAGAACCCGCGTTCCAACACCCAGCTCAGCGGTCAGATCGGTTACCTCGTCGACCTGGCCAAGTCGTCGCTGATCAAGAACGACGTCGTCACCCAGGACCAGTTGGAGCAGGGCGGGTACTCGATCTACACGACCTTCGACCGGAAGAAGGTCGAGGAGCTCGAGTCCGCGGTCAAGAAGGTCTACAAGGAGAACATCGACCCCAAGAAGCGCCCGGACACGGACACGCACGTCCAGTTCGGCGGTGCCTCGGTGGACCCCAAGACGGGTGCCATCAGGGCCATCTACGGCGGTGAGGACGCCACCAAGCACTTCACCAACAACGCGGACGTGACCGGTGCCCAGGTCGGTTCGACCTTCAAGCCGTATGTGCTCGCGGCGGCGATGAAGTGGGGCGTGCGGGACCCCGATCTGGGCCCGGTGCAGTCCGAGGCCGAGCGCACGGTGGTGTCGCCGAAGAGCCTGTACAGCGGCAAGAACAAGCTCAAGATCAAGGAATACGACGGGTCGATCTGGCACAACGAGAAGGGCGAGGAGTGGCTGCAGACGAACGACGGCGACGAGTCGCTCGGTGAGCCGCCGAACTACCAGATCGACCTCCGCGAGGCCATGCAGTTCTCGTCGAACTCCGCCTTCGTGCAACTCGGCATGGACGTCGGGCTGGACAAGGTGCAGGAGGCGGCGATCGACGCGGGTCTGCTGAAGGAGAGCCTGGCGGGTACCACCTATCCGTCCTTCTCCATCGGCACCTCCGACCCCAGCGCGATCCGCATGGCGGGCTCCTACGCCACCTTCGCCGCCAGTGGCAAGCAGCGCGATCCTTACTCGGTGACGAAGGTCACGAGCAAGGACGGCACCATCTACACGCACCAGGACAGGACCGAGCAGGCGTTCACCGCCAAGGTCGCGGACAACGTCACGGACGTGCTGAAGACCGTCGTCGAGGCGGGAACGGGTACCAACGCCCAGCTTCCCGGCCGCGAGGTGGCGGGCAAGACCGGTACGACGGACGGCAACAAGTCCGCCTGGTTCGTCGGTTACACCCCGCAGTTGTCGACCGCGATCAGCATGTTCCGCTACCCGGACGACGAGACGATCAAGAACCGCACCTTCCTGGAGATGTACGGGACGGGCAACCAGAAGTCGATCCACGGCGCCTCGTTCCCGTCGCTGATCTGGAAGGACTACATGGAGGACGCGCTGAAGGGCGAGCCGGTGGAGAAGTTCCCGACGCCCGAGCCCATCGGCGAGATCGTCAACGACGTGCCGGTTCCGAGCCCGACCCCCACGGTCACAGAGAAGCCCACGGCCAGCCCGTCGCCGAGCCCGTCGCCCAGCCAGAGCTCGACCAGCCCGTCGCCTTCGCCGACCGAGACCTGTGGTGTCTTCGAGTGGCAGTGCGAGGAAGAGGAGACCGGCGGGACCGGCCCCGGAGGCCCGGAGACCGGGGGGCCGGAACCCGGGCAGTCACCGACGGCTTCGCCCACGGAGTCGGAGGAGGAGCGCCCGGGCAACGGCAACAACGACAACCTGTTCGGGGGTCCGAACGGGTAG
- a CDS encoding glycosyltransferase family 87 protein, which yields MCPMPSAESTPASVHEPEPVRPTREDAVAAAGSELIGGPVGRRALPGTSWWTPVRVIALVAIGMFALGLVQKAPCYDGAWFFGASSQYTHACYSDIPHLYQGRGFADGLVPYFDKISGDMEYLEYPVLTGLFMEVASWLTPGSGSLQDQAQWYWMANAGMLMVCAAVIAVCVTRTHVRRPWDGLLVALAPAFALTATINWDLLAVALTAAAMLMWARSRPLAAGILLGLATAAKLYPFLLLGPLLVLCWRAGRWREFGKALSGAAGAWLVVNVPVMLFAFDGWSKFYTFSQERGVDFGSFWLIIAQNTTDPLSTDTVNTLALVLMVLCCGGIAALALAAPRRPRFAQLAFLIIAAFVLTNKVYSPQYVLWLVPLAALARPKWRDFLVWQACEVAYFLGIWLYLAYTTSGDAHKGLPTEGYHWAIGVHLLGTLYLCVMVVRDILMPERDPVRRTGGDDPSGGVLDDAPDVFVLGPVAHSSPRASFADGAAAGPQVEWGAGRTGDGSS from the coding sequence ATGTGCCCCATGCCCAGTGCAGAATCGACGCCAGCGAGCGTGCACGAGCCGGAGCCGGTGCGTCCGACCAGGGAGGACGCGGTCGCCGCGGCCGGCAGTGAGCTGATCGGCGGTCCCGTCGGCCGGCGTGCGCTGCCGGGGACCTCGTGGTGGACGCCGGTACGAGTGATCGCGCTGGTGGCGATCGGCATGTTCGCCCTCGGCCTGGTCCAGAAGGCGCCCTGCTACGACGGCGCCTGGTTCTTCGGGGCCAGCTCCCAGTACACGCACGCCTGCTATTCGGACATTCCGCACCTCTACCAGGGGCGTGGCTTCGCCGACGGGCTCGTGCCGTACTTCGACAAGATCTCCGGCGACATGGAGTACCTCGAGTACCCAGTGCTGACCGGCCTGTTCATGGAGGTGGCGTCCTGGCTCACGCCGGGCAGCGGCAGCCTCCAGGACCAGGCGCAGTGGTACTGGATGGCCAACGCCGGGATGCTCATGGTGTGCGCGGCCGTCATCGCCGTGTGTGTGACCCGGACTCACGTCCGGCGCCCCTGGGACGGCCTGCTGGTCGCCCTGGCCCCCGCCTTCGCGCTCACCGCGACCATCAACTGGGACTTGCTCGCCGTGGCCCTGACGGCCGCCGCGATGCTGATGTGGGCGCGCAGCCGCCCGCTGGCCGCCGGCATCCTGCTCGGGCTGGCCACGGCGGCCAAGCTCTACCCCTTCCTGCTGCTGGGCCCCCTGCTCGTGCTGTGCTGGCGCGCGGGCAGGTGGCGGGAGTTCGGCAAGGCCCTGAGCGGGGCGGCCGGCGCCTGGCTCGTGGTGAACGTCCCGGTGATGCTGTTCGCCTTCGACGGATGGTCGAAGTTCTACACGTTCAGCCAGGAACGAGGCGTCGACTTCGGCTCCTTCTGGCTGATCATCGCCCAGAACACGACCGACCCGCTCAGCACCGACACCGTCAACACGCTCGCCCTGGTGCTGATGGTGCTGTGCTGCGGCGGCATCGCGGCGCTCGCGCTGGCGGCCCCACGACGCCCGCGCTTCGCCCAGCTCGCCTTCCTGATCATCGCCGCGTTCGTCCTGACCAACAAGGTCTATTCACCGCAGTACGTGCTGTGGCTGGTGCCGCTGGCCGCGCTGGCCCGGCCCAAGTGGCGGGACTTCCTCGTCTGGCAGGCGTGCGAGGTGGCGTACTTCCTGGGCATCTGGCTCTACCTCGCGTACACGACCAGCGGGGACGCCCACAAGGGACTGCCGACCGAGGGCTATCACTGGGCCATCGGCGTGCACCTGCTGGGCACGCTGTACCTGTGCGTCATGGTCGTGCGCGACATCCTGATGCCGGAGCGGGACCCGGTGCGCCGGACCGGCGGCGACGACCCTTCGGGCGGTGTGCTCGACGACGCGCCGGACGTCTTCGTGCTCGGTCCGGTGGCCCACTCCTCACCGCGTGCTTCCTTCGCCGACGGTGCCGCCGCGGGTCCTCAGGTGGAGTGGGGTGCCGGCCGGACGGGCGACGGATCGTCCTGA